The Pseudomonadota bacterium genome includes a region encoding these proteins:
- a CDS encoding ABC transporter permease, with amino-acid sequence MELLRRMCRHNLALVGLIILIPMFLCALFAPFISVHNPFEPDLKHVLASPSISHPFGTDTLGRDVFARVVYGSRISLIVGFVSVGIAVLIGITIGAISGYYGGIMDETIMRFVDLMMCFPTFFLILAVIALLEPSIWNIMIVIGLTGWMGIARLIRAEILSIKHKEFVLAAKALGLSEVRIIFRHVLPNAMSPIYVVATLGIGGAILTESALSFLGIGVQPPTPSWGNILTQAKDNIEVAWWLSLYPGLAIFLTVMGYNLLGEGLRDIFDPRRYYQS; translated from the coding sequence ATGGAATTACTGAGACGAATGTGCAGACACAACCTGGCGTTGGTTGGTCTGATTATATTGATTCCCATGTTTCTGTGCGCCCTATTCGCTCCTTTTATCTCAGTCCATAATCCTTTTGAACCTGATTTAAAGCATGTCCTTGCATCACCTTCCATTTCACACCCCTTCGGAACAGATACGCTCGGAAGAGATGTATTTGCAAGGGTAGTCTATGGAAGCAGAATCTCCCTCATTGTAGGGTTTGTCTCTGTGGGCATAGCAGTCCTGATAGGCATTACAATAGGTGCAATTTCAGGCTATTACGGTGGTATTATGGATGAGACGATAATGCGATTTGTTGACCTCATGATGTGCTTCCCCACCTTTTTCCTGATACTTGCCGTGATTGCCCTCCTTGAGCCAAGTATATGGAACATTATGATAGTCATCGGGCTTACGGGCTGGATGGGCATAGCGCGCCTTATCAGAGCGGAAATCTTGAGCATTAAGCATAAGGAATTTGTCCTTGCTGCCAAGGCCCTTGGGTTATCGGAAGTTAGAATTATTTTTCGGCACGTCCTGCCGAATGCAATGTCACCTATCTATGTGGTTGCAACCCTTGGTATAGGAGGGGCAATCCTTACGGAATCCGCCCTGAGTTTTTTGGGTATTGGTGTCCAGCCACCTACGCCAAGCTGGGGGAATATCCTTACACAGGCAAAGGATAATATCGAAGTGGCCTGGTGGCTGAGCCTCTATCCCGGGCTTGCAATATTTTTGACTGTAATGGGATATAATCTCCTGGGAGAGGGCTTGAGAGACATATTTGATCCGAGAAGATATTATCAGTCCTGA
- a CDS encoding HDOD domain-containing protein, giving the protein MLITLVAIAVIMILFFTFLLFRKGETSAHAQKYLVKEASRKIKNKADNILSKQLHNTNAQQKMLYEIYPSLKEIAYYSMPDEVFPTRIENIDENIQETIREKISSIKPISANYVNLLNLLRNPESNPGEISTIVSTNPVFSARILQTVNSAYFGLNNKITSLGRAITLLGYNNVRALVFQDSLGAAASARQTDKPEAYVKIWIHSAIVSVCAGYLGKKIFQLSEYDLATIGLLHDIGKYYYHLFEIQGEATSDLPGIISDLPGIIPDLPGIIQEEQKFGINHATLGSLIAKNWQLSESIVQSIAYHHYPNFFSPEDIPGLYLKESFVICISDLIVKAIGYKEQGDDILPIKEEYFKMFRLSPELSEIIMPDLTKEIEKTRLTVESYIKVTTSDAI; this is encoded by the coding sequence ATGCTGATCACACTGGTTGCAATAGCCGTTATCATGATCTTGTTTTTCACATTTCTGCTTTTCCGTAAAGGCGAAACATCGGCTCATGCACAAAAATATCTTGTGAAAGAAGCATCCCGGAAAATAAAAAATAAAGCCGATAATATATTGTCAAAACAGCTTCATAACACCAATGCCCAGCAGAAGATGTTATATGAAATATATCCCTCACTCAAGGAAATTGCTTATTATTCCATGCCAGACGAGGTTTTTCCGACCCGGATAGAAAATATAGACGAAAATATTCAGGAAACAATACGAGAAAAAATCTCTTCCATTAAACCAATTTCTGCGAACTATGTTAATCTTTTAAATCTGTTGAGAAACCCGGAATCAAATCCTGGAGAAATTTCAACAATTGTTTCGACAAACCCTGTCTTCTCCGCCAGAATTCTCCAGACAGTCAATTCGGCATATTTCGGGCTTAACAATAAAATCACATCTCTGGGCAGGGCAATAACCCTTCTGGGATACAATAATGTAAGAGCTCTTGTATTTCAGGATTCTTTAGGCGCCGCAGCCTCTGCCAGACAAACCGACAAACCGGAGGCATATGTAAAAATCTGGATACATTCTGCAATAGTTTCGGTTTGTGCCGGTTATCTGGGGAAAAAGATTTTTCAACTCTCTGAATATGACCTCGCTACTATAGGGCTTCTCCATGACATTGGAAAATATTACTATCATTTGTTCGAAATACAGGGAGAAGCAACATCAGACCTTCCCGGGATTATTTCAGACCTTCCCGGGATTATTCCAGACCTTCCCGGGATTATTCAGGAAGAACAGAAATTTGGTATTAACCATGCAACACTGGGAAGTCTTATAGCAAAAAACTGGCAGTTATCGGAGAGCATAGTTCAAAGCATTGCATATCATCATTACCCCAACTTTTTTTCACCGGAAGATATTCCAGGGCTTTATCTGAAAGAGAGTTTTGTAATTTGCATTTCAGACCTTATCGTCAAAGCCATTGGATACAAAGAACAGGGGGATGATATATTACCGATAAAAGAGGAATATTTTAAGATGTTTCGTTTGAGTCCGGAGTTATCAGAGATAATAATGCCGGATTTAACAAAAGAAATAGAAAAAACACGTTTAACAGTAGAATCCTATATAAAGGTAACAACGTCTGATGCCATTTGA